A stretch of the Puniceicoccaceae bacterium genome encodes the following:
- a CDS encoding SMP-30/gluconolactonase/LRE family protein codes for MNLTHRILTLLAICMLPFSLAATLPIAPGAELRCVSSNFAFTEGPAADTAGNVYFTDQPNDRIHLWNASTGEVSVFMEPSGRSNGLWFTTHPQPTLYACADADGELWSIDVDTLAVTVRVAGFSGKLLNGPNDVWVHPDGSLYFTDPFYKRPYWNNREAPEQPGQHVYRLPVGSTEAIPVETGLQQPNGIIGTPDGRQLFVADIGAKQTWVYTIDEQGELSDKRLFCELGSDGMTLDADGNLYLTGDGVTVFSPKGKLLGNIPVPENWTANVTFAGPEHRTLFITAMGSIYTLEMSVSGAAFQH; via the coding sequence ATGAATCTTACCCATCGAATTCTCACACTTCTCGCCATCTGCATGCTTCCGTTTTCCCTCGCAGCCACCCTCCCGATTGCTCCCGGTGCCGAACTCAGGTGCGTGTCATCCAACTTTGCCTTCACCGAAGGTCCAGCTGCAGATACGGCAGGAAATGTCTATTTCACAGATCAACCCAATGACCGCATTCATCTCTGGAATGCGAGCACGGGTGAGGTCAGCGTATTCATGGAACCCAGTGGTCGCTCCAATGGCCTCTGGTTCACAACCCACCCTCAACCCACGCTCTACGCCTGTGCGGACGCCGATGGGGAGTTGTGGAGCATTGATGTGGATACGCTTGCAGTCACTGTCAGGGTTGCCGGGTTTTCAGGCAAACTGCTCAATGGCCCCAATGACGTCTGGGTCCACCCCGATGGTAGTCTCTATTTCACCGACCCGTTCTACAAACGACCGTACTGGAACAATCGCGAAGCCCCTGAGCAACCCGGCCAGCATGTTTATCGACTGCCAGTCGGCTCAACCGAAGCCATCCCCGTCGAAACCGGGCTGCAACAGCCCAATGGTATTATCGGAACTCCAGATGGCCGGCAGCTCTTTGTGGCCGACATTGGGGCCAAGCAAACCTGGGTCTATACCATTGATGAACAGGGAGAACTCTCCGACAAGCGTCTTTTCTGTGAACTCGGTTCGGATGGTATGACGCTTGATGCCGATGGGAACCTCTACCTGACGGGTGATGGAGTCACTGTGTTTTCTCCTAAAGGAAAGCTTCTTGGAAATATTCCCGTGCCCGAGAACTGGACCGCCAATGTCACTTTTGCAGGTCCTGAACACCGCACTTTGTTTATTACGGCAATGGGTTCCATCTACACGCTCGAGATGTCTGTCTCCGGTGCCGCATTCCAGCATTGA
- a CDS encoding glycosyltransferase family 9 protein has product MPHPRSRKTPTSILIIRLSAIGDNVMATPLIRAFRRKFPDARIDWLVQPESRDLVSHHPELREAISWPTRRFKQLSRERHYLTLMREWVSALREIRKRRYDWVVDTQGLLKSGLIAWSSGAHYRIGCGAREGAQFMVHDNVPKIHGKPRISSEYLDIAAFLDLPTEPFDMELGLPPTSAINVEQTLAEFSLHPHAFVALFPFTTRPQKHWIESHWVDWIDRWWQQTQIPCVLLGGPGDREASHRIIQQLRSPAAVINLAGERFLSIPDSAAFIARARLCVGVDTGMTHMSIAQKRPTVCLFGSTVPYTETGSHPHVRILYESLPCAPCRKHPTCNGRYDCMQQLRVDSVMSAALDLMDAESG; this is encoded by the coding sequence ATGCCACACCCGCGCAGTCGGAAAACCCCAACATCCATCCTGATCATCCGCTTGAGCGCGATCGGAGATAATGTCATGGCAACCCCACTGATTCGTGCATTTCGGCGCAAGTTTCCGGATGCTCGCATCGACTGGCTCGTGCAGCCTGAGTCCAGGGATCTGGTTTCCCACCATCCCGAACTGAGGGAAGCAATCAGCTGGCCTACCCGACGCTTTAAGCAGCTTTCACGGGAGCGGCACTATCTCACACTCATGCGCGAGTGGGTTTCCGCACTCCGGGAAATTCGAAAACGACGCTATGACTGGGTCGTGGATACCCAGGGACTCTTGAAGAGTGGTCTCATCGCCTGGTCATCCGGAGCACACTACCGTATCGGTTGCGGTGCACGTGAAGGGGCTCAGTTCATGGTTCACGACAATGTACCCAAAATTCACGGAAAACCCCGTATCAGTTCGGAATATCTCGACATTGCCGCATTTCTGGATCTGCCGACAGAACCCTTCGACATGGAGCTGGGATTGCCACCAACATCGGCAATCAACGTTGAACAAACACTGGCAGAATTTTCACTGCACCCTCACGCTTTTGTAGCTCTTTTTCCCTTCACCACCCGTCCCCAAAAGCACTGGATCGAATCCCATTGGGTCGATTGGATCGATCGCTGGTGGCAACAGACCCAAATTCCCTGTGTGCTGCTGGGAGGTCCGGGTGATCGCGAGGCGTCACACCGCATCATACAGCAACTCCGATCCCCTGCCGCTGTCATCAATCTTGCCGGAGAGCGTTTTCTTTCCATTCCGGACAGTGCCGCATTCATTGCTCGTGCCAGGCTCTGCGTCGGAGTGGATACGGGCATGACCCACATGAGCATCGCGCAAAAACGTCCGACGGTCTGCCTGTTTGGTTCAACCGTTCCCTACACCGAAACCGGGAGTCATCCACACGTCCGCATTCTCTATGAATCCCTGCCTTGCGCCCCATGCCGCAAACATCCCACCTGTAACGGACGCTATGATTGCATGCAACAGCTCAGGGTCGACTCGGTGATGTCCGCCGCATTGGACTTGATGGACGCTGAATCTGGCTGA